CTGAATTAATTGATGACGTAAAACTAAACTAAACCCCAAACTGATTAATAGTTATAAATCCTGTAAAAACTAAACTTTATCCTTTCTCTAACTGACAAATTGTCTATCACAAATGTTTTTTCAAACTTTAAGTTTAAATCGCTTAAGTATCACCTTTTGGCATAATTTCTGATAGGTAAACGCAAACGATATTAATAACAATAAATAATAATTAAAATGGTATTACCAACAAATTTAAAACATGTTGCAACAGCTCAAGAACTAACAAACTTGATAAACGAAAAAGAAAACGTAATGGTTTGCGCCGGACGTATGGGTCCTATGTGTTTACCTGTTTACGATATTATGAAAACACTGGAAGAATCAGGAGAATACGAGCACGTTGAATTCCGTGATATGCTTTTCGACAGCCCTGAATGCGCCATTATCAGAAATCTACCTGAGTGTCGCTCATTTATGGGTCTTCCTTTTAACGTTTACTATAAAAACGGTAAAGTTGTAAAAGCAACAACAAGTATCCAAAATATGGATATGGTTAAATCCATTCTGGATACAGAATTTGCAAAATAAAATAAACTTAAAAGAATCTCAATTATATAATCAGAGGTTCTTTTGTTTTTCTAAAGATATGGAAAATACAAACTACGATGTTATTATTCTAGGTGGCGGACCTGCGGGATTAACAGCCGGGATTTATCTTGCAAGAGCAAAAGCAAAAGCTTTAATTCTTGATAACAGTATAATTGGCGGTCAAACCATACTTACACACGAAATCGCAAATTACCCCGGAATAGAAAGTACTAGCGGTTTTATGCTTGCCAACACTATGAAAAAGCAAGCCGAGAACTTTGGCTGTACTATTAAAGCTAATATTAAAATCGAGCAATTAAATTTAGAAGCTACGGTAAAAAGTGTAAGCTTAAGCAATGGCGAAACCTATAATGCAAAAGCTATTATTTTAGCTACCGGAGGCAGATCAAAAATGATTGGTGTTAAAGGCGAACAACAATTTAAAGGTATGGGAATTTCCTATTGTGCTACTTGCGATGGCGAATTTTTTACCGGTAAAGAAATTATTGTTGTCGGTGGTGGAAATTCTGCTCTTGAAGAAGCCGTTTCTCTAACAGCTTATGC
The window above is part of the Bacteroidales bacterium genome. Proteins encoded here:
- a CDS encoding thioredoxin, coding for MVLPTNLKHVATAQELTNLINEKENVMVCAGRMGPMCLPVYDIMKTLEESGEYEHVEFRDMLFDSPECAIIRNLPECRSFMGLPFNVYYKNGKVVKATTSIQNMDMVKSILDTEFAK
- a CDS encoding FAD-dependent oxidoreductase is translated as MENTNYDVIILGGGPAGLTAGIYLARAKAKALILDNSIIGGQTILTHEIANYPGIESTSGFMLANTMKKQAENFGCTIKANIKIEQLNLEATVKSVSLSNGETYNAKAIILATGGRSKMIGVKGEQQFKGMGISYCATCDGEFFTGKEIIVVGGGNSALEEAVSLTAYASKVTIIHQFDHFQAFQHAIDEAKSNDKIDFIMESKITEFKGEGGLQEVEIEHIPTGKKETKTINGVFIFIGYEAQTEILFDTPVKLNDWKEILVDSSMQTNIEGIFAAGDCLAKRYRQITTAVADGTIAGLSALEYINK